A single region of the Melopsittacus undulatus isolate bMelUnd1 chromosome 10, bMelUnd1.mat.Z, whole genome shotgun sequence genome encodes:
- the INSYN2B gene encoding protein INSYN2B isoform X2 — protein sequence MTNEMGRKETRYLQTLNCDSMAQQNMKMRPVLLKRNSLDSADCIRQPQHRRSKSQQVRFKDDGVNIKNELDPNPAQHIAFTAGKPEIFTDHSFLLHHSPSAARAQKGLQNIAIQTSPSLRKHFPVFKRKKLTVSKSLTEMPSEPANSVQVNGNLSEQDMMASDLCYLRISNHLEDGFKESEVDGQLSQRPSKAQNNGPIQPDSFSGSEKTTVSTQMPEYIHVSFPQDSNVSMDAPDTTTDLSNSLHSSSAININGNNDSSMLLSNSGKSYPCLLNSSNCSACTAHSESCEADRSDSESLVASKDESSKEPAPFPSPSNHSSSCFLRDCQQTGEHKPDSSCVTLTNDGHTIMSVTSGNASKSILTCSSEMENNCTQPAVSQCNSCLEGFHIKSYLPRNEIKPQINKEISGLNQIHLAHGELCALQGRLQSVEESLQSNQEKIKVLLNVIQDLEKSRALSEGRNFYHTGQDLNNCSTCQNTACIIYRI from the exons ATGACAAATGAAATGGGTCGCAAAGAAACACGTTACTTACAGACTTTAAACTGTGACTCAATGGCCcagcaaaacatgaaaatgcGCCCAGTGCTCCTGAAAAGGAACAGCCTGGATTCAGCTGACTGTATAAGACAGCCACAGCACCGCAGGAGCAAATCTCAGCAAGTGCGATTCAAGGATGATGGTGTGAACATAAAGAATGAACTGGATCCTAACCCTGCCCAACATATAGCATTCACAGctggaaaaccagaaatatttactGATCACAGTTTTTTGCTGCATCACTCTCCATCTGCTGCAAGGGCTCAGAAGGGGCTTCAGAATATTGCCATACAAACATCTCCCAGCCTCAGGAAACACTTCCCagtctttaaaaggaaaaagctgacCGTAAGCAAATCACTAACAGAGATGCCAAGTGAGCCTGCAAACTCTGTCCAGGTGAACGGCAATCTTTCTGAACAAGACATGATGGCTTCAGATCTCTGTTACTTAAGAATAAGTAATCATTTGGAAGATGGGTTTAAGGAGAGTGAGGTGGATGGTCAGTTAAGTCAAAGACcttcaaaagcacaaaacaatgGACCTATCCAACCCGACAGTTTCTCAGGATCAGAGAAGACAACTGTTTCTACACAGATGCCTGAATACATACATGTGAGTTTTCCACAAGACAGCAATGTTTCCATGGATGCACCAGACACAACCACAGATTTAAGTAATTCACTGCATTCTTCTTCTGCCATAAATATCAATGGAAATAATGACAGCAGCATGCTGCTGTCTAATTCTGGAAAATCATACCCTTGCCTACTCAATTCCAGTAACTGCAGTGCATGTACTGCTCATTCTGAATCCTGTGAAGCAGATAGAAGTGATTCAGAGTCACTTGTAGCCAGCAAAGATGAAAGCAGTAAGGAACCTGCtccattcccatctccatcaAATCACAGTTCATCTTGTTTCCTCAGAGACTGTCAACAGACAGGAGAGCACAAACCAGATTCCAGCTGTGTGACATTAACAAATGATGGTCACACAATCATGTCAGTGACCAGCGGTAATGCGTCAAAATCTATTCTGACATGTAGTTCTGAAATGGAGAACAATTGTACCCAGCCAGCTGTTTCCCAATGTAACAGCTGTTTAGAAGGATTCCACATAAAGTCTTATCTGCCAAGGAATGAAATAAAGCCACAAATCAACAAAGAGATTAGTGGACTCAATCAAATCCATTTGGCACACGGTGAACTCTGTGCCCTACAAGGCAGGCTGCAGTCTGTAGAGGAATCTTTGCAGTCCAACCAGGAGAAGATAAAAGTCCTTTTGAATGTAATCCAAGACCTGGAAAAATCCAGAGCCCTCAGTGAAGG GCGTAACTTCTATCACACTGGTCAAGACCTCAACAACTGCAGTACCTGCCAGAACACCGCGTGTATCATTTACAG